The genomic segment CCGAGCTTTTTTGATTCTTCAAGGTAATATCCATGACCCGGGTGTATTAAATCAAAGGTACCAGTTGCCATTACAATTTTAATAATCACACCTCTTTTAAAAAACTATTCTAGAAACCTATTCTAGAAACCTTTCTAAATGCAATATTTTATTGAATTATTAATTTAAGGGAAATTGTTACTTCGGGAAGTTACTTCATTTATGTCTGTTATAAACTATTAGTTTGTTGATAAAAACTATTTGTTAAAGTGTCTTTATTCTTTTTTTATATTGATTTTATCTCGGTTAGTAAATTTTTTTATGAAAAATTCATAATGAAAAATCTTAAAATAGTTATAAGTTCATGGTAGGGTTTATTAACAGTAGTTTTATAAATAAGGAATTATTGAATTGAATCTCTAGAATATTAAGAATATTAAAATAGAGTTTACCAGAATTTTGTTAATAATTTTTATTTAGACTTGAATTAATGGGTAATTATCATGAGTTCCAAAATAGCCAGAGGAAGCCTGATCATGCTGATTGGGTATTTCATTTTTCGTATAGGTGGTTATCTTTACCGTTTTGCCACTGCATATCTATTAGGTCCAGCAGGTTTCGGTATACTTAATCTGGCCCTTCCTACACAGAGTATATTGATTCAAATAGCATCTGGGGGCATGCCACCTGCTATTGCCAAGCACGTTTCAGAATACACGGCAAAAAATGAAGAAGAGATGGTCAAACAAGTAGTTCATACTTCAATAAAAATCGTCATTGTTCTGGGATTGTTAATGAGCATAGTCATATATCTCCTGGCAGAACCATTAGCTTTAGGACTATTTCATAAACCAGAAGCAATACTGCCCTTAAAGCTTGTGGCATTAATAACTCCTTTCAGTGTTTTAGTTGGTGTTTTTAGAGGTGCTTTTCAGGGTGTTTTCCAGATGGGGAACATTGTGATAACCAAAGCTTTTGAACAGGTTTTCATGATCAGCAGTGCTATAATTCTGATTTTACTGGGCTTTTATGTGGCAGGGGCAGTAATTGGAACTGCAATAGGTTTTGTGTTTTCAGCACTGTCAGGATACTATTTATATCGCAGAGGATTGGGGAAACGGCTTAAGAATGTGAAATTATCCTTCTCTACCAAGGAAGAATTAGCCTTAGCCAAGGTACTTCTTATTTTTGCATTCCCAGTTCTCATAACTGGGCTTGCTGAGATTTTATTATTTGACATGATTGGAAATTATGTTGTCGGAGCTTTTATGACCAGCGAGCAACTAGGATTTTTTGGTGCAGCCACTCCTGTAGCCCGTTTACCCCTCATAATTTCCATGGCAGTTGCAACGGCAGTTTTACCAGCCACAGCCGAAGCAGTGGGTTTGGATAATAGAAATGTACTTCAAAACTATGTGAATCAATCCTACCGCTATGTGGCCCTGGTTGTGTTCCCCATGTCTGTGGGAACTATGCTTCTGGCTGCTCCCATCATGAAATTACTTTACATAAACCCAGTCTACATGAACGGAGCAACAGCACTCCAGATCATGGCGCTCGGCATGTTATTTTTCACTATTTACACAGTTTCTTCCAGTATTGCTCAGGGATTGGGAAAACCTTACCTTCCAATGACTATTTTAGTTTTGGGAGTGATCTGTGATGTGGCTATGAGTATTTTTTTAGTACCTCTTTATGGAATTACAGGTGCTGCAATGGCCCTTACTATCACCGCTTTTCTTATAATGACATCTATTGTCTGGAAAACTCTTCAGATAGCTGAGGTAAAATTGGAAATTTTAAATTTAGTTAGAATAAGTATTGCAACAGGGATAATGGGAGTTTTACTTCTTCTTATTCCAGAGAACATCCTATTTTTACCCATTCCCTGGAATTACACTGTATTTGCAGGAGTTATGATTTTGGCGCTTATTGTATATGTGGGGGCTTTAATACTTGTTGGTGGTCTTAAAAAGAGCGATGTTAATGCTATCAGTAAGTTAGGTAATAAATCAGGTCCTTTCAAAACCACATTGAATAAAATAGCTTCATTTTTAGAAAGATTTGCTCACTAAATATTTTTATTCACAAAGAATATAAAAAGCTCTTTAAGTTTTCTTTTTTTTTAGATTGTTAGATTGTTAGGGTGCCAAAGATTCGAACTGTTTGAAATCTTTCAATTCAAACTTTTTTTAGAATACCTAAAAAGCCATAATTAAAATTTTTACTAAATTATTTCCACAATAATTTACATAATAAGTAAGTACATGATAGTAATCAGGGGAATAGGAACGGGTTCTTATGTGGGAGTAGGCCGCGTGAAGAAAATAGAGGATGATGAAGACCTCCTGAAACTGGAAGGAGGGGAGATAGTAGTTCTATCTAAAGCTTCAAGGGACATGTTATCCCATCTTCACAGGGCTGGGGGAGTTGTTACTGATTATGGGGGTATCACCAGTCATGTGGCCATCGTACTTCGGGAGATGAAGATCCCCTGTGTGGTGGGAACTGCCCAGGGTACTAAAAAACTTGAAGAAGGAACCATTGTAACCGTGGATGGGAGAACAGGTAATATCTATCAAGGTTTCATTGAAAGAGATGGTAAACATGATTCTTTTGAACTCCATTATCCTTCAACTTTCATAAAGGTCAACCTCAATGTCCCTGAAATTGCAGGAAAAGTAGCATCCTGTGCTGATGGTGTGGGTTCCATCCGCATTGAAAACAGCATAATTCGCACGGGAAAACATCCCTATGTACTTTTGGAAGAAGGAAAACTCACCAGGGTTATTGTGGATTCTGTAAGGATTATTGCAGATTCATTTTATCCTAAACCAGTATGGTTTCGCACCTTTGACATTCCCACTGATGAACTGAAACGTTTACAGGGTGGAAGTGTTGAGCCCGATGAAGATAACCCGTTACTGGGCCTTAGAGGTATTCATAAGGATCTTAAAAATCCTGAAATTCTGAAAGCAGAGTTTGAGGCCGTATCCCAACTTATGGATGATGGGTACGATAATTTGGGGGTTAAAATACCATTAGTGAGGGATGTTTCTGAGTACAGGCGAGCCAAGGCAGTTATGGGCGAGGTGGGAATCAAACCCCATCAGGACTTGCCTCTGGGGGCCTCCATAGAAACACCATCAGCAGCTTTAACCATGGATGAATTAGTAAAGGAAGGAATGGACTTTGTGACTCTGGGTATGAGTGACATGGCCATGAGCTCCTTGGCAGTGGATAGAAGAGGAGTTAAGGTTTCTAAACACTTTGATCTAACCCATCCATCGGTCTTGAAGATAATGGAAATGGTAATAGAAAAATGCAAAGATAAGGGTATTGAAAGCTGTATATGTGGTCATGCAGGATCTGATCCGGCTATTGTGCGCTGGCTGGTAGAGAAAGGCATAAGTTCCGTATCCACCAATCCTGATCAGATTCTTAATATACGTAAAGTGGTTAATATAACTGAAAAAACCATTATCCAGAAGGGATTTACAAATTAATTTTTAGATAGAGGAGATAAATTGGAATAAAAAAATTAAATTGGAATTAAAAATAATAATTTATAAAAAAATGAGATTTAAGGAATGATCACTCTTTCTGGTATTTGAGGGCATCTTCAAAGTTTATAGTGCCTTTATAAAGTGCCGATCCTATCACAACTCCGTAGACATCTGTTTTACTAAGTAGAGATATGTCTTCCAGAGTACTCACACCTCCAGAATAAATAACTGGTATATTCACATTTTCAAGAAGTTCAAGGAGGGGTTCAACCTTAAAACCACCCAAAAGCCCTTCGTGATCAACATTAGTGAACAAAATCCCTCCAGCTCCTCTTTCTTCCATAATTTTTCCCAGTTCTGGTGCATTCTGGTTAGTTTTTTCAGTCCATCCCCTGACAACCACTTTGGAATCCCTACTATCCAGTGCTACTATTATCCTCTCACTTCCAAATTCACTGGAAAGAGTCTCTACTGCATCAGGGTTCTTTATGGCTAGAGTGCCAAGTATTATCCTATCAATACCACTGTCCAGTAAATTAGCTGCATCCTTAATAGTTCGGATACCTCCACCCATTTGAACTGGTATGGAAACATGTTTAAGGATTTCCCTGACCACCTGCAGGTTCCCTCCCTCTTCTAAGGCACCTCCCAGATCAATCACATGTAAAATACTGGCTCCCTGTTCTTCCCATGCAAGGGCAACTTTTGCAGGGTTATCAAGCACAATCTGTTCTGTTCCAGGCCTTCCCTGTACTAACTGAACACATTTACCATTTTTAATATCAACTGCAGGAATTATAAACATTTAATTGCCTCTCTGATATTGTAACACAAGTTATTTTATGTATTTTATGATTTTAAATGAATTATTTTATGGTTAGATGAATATTATAATTGGATGAGTTTTTTCTACATCATGTATTGATAAATCAAATTTTTTTATTTCAATTTTTAAATCTTTATTAGCCATTTTATTATCTACAATTTGATGACAAAACTCTAACAAATTGAAATCTAACAAATTTAAAGAATCTTTTTTTTTTTAAATGAATAAGTTTCATTTTAAATTTATAACTCCAATTCTAATGAATATTACAATAGGAGTTATAGTAAAAGATGAATATTAATCATCCTATATTAATTAATCAATAGTTGAAGTATAGATTTAAACCAATTATTAATGAAAATAAGAAATCTAATGAGAATTTCCATTTAAATCAGGATTTATTCCAATTCATTATCCAAACTCTGTGATTTGAAAGAGTTTGGTTTATATTATCACCTAATATATCACCTAATATCGATCATAAAATAAGTATTCTATATTCAAATTAAAGGATGTTAATATGATTAGAGTGGCTTTGAAGCTGGCATACATTGGAACTGATTTTTACGGATTCCAAAGACAGCCGCACCTGCGTACAGTTGAAGGAGAACTGTTAAAGGCACTTAAAGAAGCAGGAATAATAACTGACCTTGCACAATCCAATTATTCCATTGCCGGACGCACTGATCGTGGTGTTCATGCCCTGGGAAATGTGGTATCCTTCCGCACGAAAAAAATGCCCATTATAAATCAGATCAATGATCTTCTACCCAAGGATGTAAGGATCTTAGGTTCTGCCAGGGTTCCAATGGGATTCAAAACCAGATATGCCCATAGGAGACATTATCGCTACGTTTTATGTAAAAACCGAAGGGGGGAGGAGTGGGAAACTCACAAAATGCAGCAAGCAGCACATTTAATGGAGGGGACTCATAATTTTATTAATTTTTCCAAGAGAAGTAGGAGGAACCCCATTCGTAACGTGGAAAGTATAATTATAACGCCCCAAAAACATTTATGTACAGTGGATGTAATTGGTGAGAGTTTTTTGTGGAACATGGTTAGAAAGATGGTAGGAGTACTTTTAAGTGTGGGCAAGGGTGATCTTTCAATTGATGATGTTCGAAAAATGATGAACCCTCAGAATACTGCAGCAATAACTCCCCTGCCCCCTGAGAGCCTGATACTGATGGATGTTTGCTATGAAGGTGTCCATTTTAAAGCAGATGAATATGCAAGGCATCGATTTTCTAGGGCCTTACGTGAAGTTTGCCATAACCACTGGAGAATAGTTGCTGCAACAGAAGAAATGATCAATTCTTTAACTGGGGATTGAAAAGATCTCCTGAATGTGATCCTTTTTTATAGTTTTTCAATTTTTTGGAACTAATTAATTAAGTGCTGGTTAACAAAACAATAAATAACAACACAAACAAAGAATTAAAAGTAAAACTAAGAATTAGAACTAGTATCCAAAAGGAGGAAATAGTCTGGTTCACCGCTACCATCAAAATTTTAAAGAAAAACTTTTTTTAAATTTTAAAGACCAGAAATCGTCATCTAAAAACCAGAGAGGTATTATTGTAGGTCTTGACCCTGGCATGACAGTTGGAGTGGCCATTCTTAATCTTTCAGGGGAAATACTTAATGTTAAAAGTTTTAAGGAAGCTTCACGGGCAGATATAACTCGTCACATTATCAGCTATGGTAAAACAGTTTTAGTGGCTACTGATGTCCATAATCCTCCTAAAATGGTTAAAAAAATGGCTGCTTCTCTTAATTCCAAAATTTATTTTCCCTACAGGGATATGGCTGTCAGTGCTAAAAACGAATTAGTGGATGACTACATTTATTCCCATGATCATAACCCGCAAACAACCAGATCAAAAGACGCTAGTGAATCAATTCCTCAAAATGCCCATGAAAGAGATGCACTGGCAGCTGCAATACAGGGTTATAAGAAATATCAGAAAAAACTGGAACAAATAGAAAGAAAAACCCAAGAAACTGAATTAACACCTCAAATGGTGGATGAAATAAAAGTTTCAGTGATTAATGAAATTCCAATTACCAAGGCAATCAATTCCACTATAAATAAGTTCATTCACCAGGGTCATTCTAATAATGAAAAAAGTTCAAATGATGACATGGTCCCTGATTTAATGTCTGAAGATTCTCATGAAATAATTCATAGATTACAGAGTAAAGTAAAATCTCAGGAAAAGCAGATTAAAAATTTGAAAAGTAAAAACAGCATTCTGGAATATAAGGTTAATGAATACCAAGATGAAATATCCCTTTTGGAAAATAAAATCCAAAAATTACAGTACCAGTACTCTCAGAACATCTTACAGCAGAAGGAAATTGCCACTAAAAATTCAATCATCAAAGGGATTCAGGAGAAATATTACCATGAAAAGGAATTAAGAAAAACTCTTGAAGAGCAGCTGGAATCCATAAAACGAATGAGAGCCATGGAGCTTTCCAGAGAAGCAGTACCTGTTAAAATCATTGACACGTTTTCAAAAGATGGGATAAGAGAGGCTGCCAGTTCCAGAAACATAAAAAGGGGGGATGTAGTTCTTTTGAAAAGTTCAGAAGGTGGTGGTTCCCACACTGCATCATTAATTGTTAAATTAGGTGTTAAGGCAGTTATAACCACTGACAAAATGTCTCATCAGGCAAAAGAGGAATTTGAAAAACACATGATCCCCTTACTGGAAGAAGGAGAAGTTGATTTAAAGATGGCAGATGAATTTGCTATTATTTTATCCCGGGATCTTGAAAGGGAAATTGAAAAATGGAATAACCATCAGAAAGAAAAATTGAAAAAAGAAGAAAGAAACAGGCTTCTTAAGATAATGGATGACTATAAGGCCCAAAGGAAAAGATCAAATAATAATTTTCATTGATCATTGCTTGCCAGGTACAGATTCCAGTATTCACATCATTTATTCAGTGGTTTAAAATTTCATTATCATTGTTATTCAACTACTTTTTATCTAATGGACATTTATTAATGTAGTTTAAGATGTATTAGGGTTTATTGAACACATATTAAATATATAGAGTATTAATTGGACTTATTGGGTAAGTATGTCTGTTGAACAAGTATTGGATTTATGCAATTTGTTTTTAAAGAGTAAATATTAAAAGATAGATTAATAATCTTTATTTAATAAATAATCTGATTTGTATTGTTGTGAAGCATTAAACTCCCAGATCATTATAAACTAAATAAACTAATGGTCATCAGACTAAATTTAGGTGTAATAGATGAAAATAGCATTTATAATAGGTACCAGGCCTGAGATTATAAAAATGTCCCCTTTAATAGATGAAGTTGATAAAAGGGGAATAGAATACATATTAATACACACAGGTCAACATTATGACTTTGAAATGTCCCAGCAGTTTTTCATGGACCTTGAACTTAAGGAACCCGATTATAATATAGGTGTGGGGTCTGATTCCCATGCTAAACAGACTGCCACAATGATGGAAGGTATTGAAGATGTTTTAGTTAATGAAAAGCCAGACATTGTCTTGGTTCAGGGAGATACCAATGCAGTTTTAGCCGGAGCCCTAGTTGCAGCCAAACTACATATAGCTGTGGGACATGTGGAAGCTGGTCTTCGCTCCTATGACAAGACCATGCCTGAAGAGATTAACCGTATGGTGGCTGATGTATGCACCAACCTCTTTTTCGTACCCACAGAAGAAACTGCAGTAAATCTTCTATTTGAGGGAATATCCCCCAAAGATATATTCATAACTGGCAATACAGTGGTGGATGCTTGTTACAGAAACCTGAAAATCGCCAGAAAAAGTTCGAACATAATGTCCCAGCTGAACTTGACAGGGGATATTATGTCCTTAACTCTACACCGTGCTGAGAATGTTGATGACCGTGAGAGACTGGAGAGCATCATCCAGGCTTTATTAAAGATTGAAAACATCAATATAGTTTTCCCAGTACATCCCCGTACTGTAAAAACCCTTAAGAAATTTGGGTTCTATACAGAGCTTGATCAAGCACCCCATATTAAGATGACAAAACCAGTTGGTTATCTGGATTTCCTCATTCTCCAATCACATTCTAAGCTTATGATGACGGATTCTGGAGGAGTTCAGGAAGAAGCAATAACCCTTAATATCCCGTGTTTAACCCTGAGATACAATACAGAAAGGCCAGAAACGGTTCATGCAGGGGGGAACATACTGGTGGGGGCAGATACTGGTAAAATAACCAAAACTGTAAGAGAGATACTTGAAGATGAAGAAATCTACTCTAGAATGAAAGAAGCACCCAACCCCTATGGTGATGGCAATGCCTCTCAAAAAATACTCGATGCTATTTTAGATTCATATCATAAGGGTAAGCTAGAAATAAAACCACCTGAAGAGATAGAAGGGGAACACACCAAAAAATTATTATCAATAAATGAACAGGTCACAGTGGCAGAATTTGAAACTAAAAATCCAAAAAGTACAGTGAATCTTGTTTTTGAGGATGATAAGCCTCGCTACCCCTATCCTGACCTCTCACTGGAAGATAAAACCATATTAGTTGTTACTAATTGATAATGCAATGAATCTTTAAGATAAAAATCTTAAAGTCAACAATTTTTTTCCTTCACCAGTTTGAAAACCTCCACTTGTTTAAAATTCGCTGTTTGATAAATACAATAAAAAACAAAAAAATAATTAAGCTCCCATGTTAAAGAAATTAAAGATAGATAAAAATTTTTATTTCATAATTAATATCCATTGAATTTTTTTCAAATAATCCTAATAAATACTGTTTAAATCTATTTAAATCACTTATCACTGTAAAAATCGAAACTACCAGTTTAGGAGATAAACATCAATGATCAATGAAAATTCATCTATAGCAATATTCGGTTTGGGTCATATGGGGCTGCCAACTGCAGCCTTACTGGCCAAAAGTGGCCTGAAGGTGCTGGGGGTTGATATTAACAAGCAAACTGTTAAAATGGTTAACTCGGGCCAATCTCCCATAATGGAGCCTGGTCTGGATGAACTGGTTAAAAAAACGGTAAATGATGGGCTACTTTCTGCAACCAGTAATCCTAAACTAGCAGTGGAAAAATCCCAGATAATCATGATTATAGTACCCACCCCTGTAGATGAAAACAAAAAATCAGACCTTTCTGCAGTTATATCTGCTGCTAAATCCATCGCTACCGGGTTAAAGAAGGATGATCTGGTTATTGTTGAAAGTACAGTTCCTCCAGGCACATGTGAAAATTTGGTAATTCCTTTACTGGAAGAAAGTAATTTAGTGGCAGGTGAAGACTTCAAGGTTGCTTACACACCGGAAAGGGCCCTTCCCAATAATACTCTATATGAAATGACCCATAACGCCCGAGTAATAGGTGGAATAGACCCTCAAAGTACTAAAATAGCCGCTTCATTATACCAGCGGATTACAGAGGGCGAAATAATAATGGTGCAGAACCTGGTTACTGCAGAAATGGTTAAACTAATGGAAAACACCTACCGCGACACCAACATCGCCCTGGCCAATGAAATGGCTTTAGTGTGTGATTCTTTAGGGGTGGATGCCATAGAGGCTATCAATGCAGCTAATCACCATCCCAGAGTTAATATCCATACACCTGGACCTGGAGTGGGAGGGCACTGTCTCTCTATTGATCCCTACTTTATTGTGGAAACAGCCCGAAAAAATGGGGTGGAAACACCCCTTATAAGAACTTCAAGGGAAGTTAACGAGGGAATGCCGGGCCAGGTTGCTAAAATAGTGGAAAAATCTTTAAAAGAGCTTGGTAAAACCATTGAAGGATCTGAAATAGGGATATTGGGAGTGGCTTACAAAGGAAATGTGGCTGATGCCAGGGAAACGCCAGCCGAACCTTTAATAAAAATTTTAAACCATAAAGGAGCAAATGTTGTGGTTAACGACCCTTATGTGCCTCCTGAGATCGTAAAACCATGGGGTGCTCTGATGGTGGGCTTGGAAAGGGCACTATCTGCTGATTGTGTGGTTCTGGTAACAGATCATGATCTTTATGGAAAAATCAAACCATCTATGATAAAAAATGGCCTGATAGTCTGCACACGCCCTGTACTGGACAAGGAAACATTCGAAAAGGGTGGTGTGACTTTTAAGGGAGTTGGAAGGTCTTGAATTTACTTATTTTTGAATATGCCACTGCAATGGGAGTTAAAGATCCCTCATTAACTGCAGAGGGCCAGGCCATGCTAGAAGGCCTCATCAGGGATCTAGAAGGATATGATGCCAGTTTTTTAACCTCAAGAAATTCTGATCCAGTTTTTGGGGGTAAATGCAACCGATTGGAAATTGCAGAGGATTTGGATGATTGGATTAACGACAATATTCATAATTACGACTTTTGTTTACCCGTTGCTCCGGAAGAAGACTTTATTTTATACAAATTAACCCGATTGATTGAAGAAAAAGGTGTTGAAGTTGTTGGATCCTCTTCTGATGCTGTTTGCATATGTTCAGATAAATATTTAACCTACCAGGCACTGAAAAATAAAATTCCTGTAATTCCCACCCAGAAATTATACTGGGAAGAGGTTGATGAACATGCTGAGGCAATTCCCGGGAAAAAGGTGATCAAACCTGCTGACGGAGTTTCCTGTTCAGATGTACAGATAGTAAATTCTACAGAATCACTAAAAAACGCAACCTGGAAAGTTAAAAAAAGTAGCAACCTACCCTACTGTTTACTCCAGAAATTTGTGGAAGGAGATAGTGCTAGTGTGAGTCTGCTTAGTAATGGAGAAAAAGCCATTCCTCTGAGTTTGAACCACCAGAATATCACTGAAAAAAATGGTCATTTCGACTACAATGGGGGTAAAGTTCCATTTTATCATTCTAAAGAGTATGAGGCTAAAAAAATAGCCAAAAAAGCAGTTGAGTCCATCAGTGGCTTGAAAGGTTATGTGGGGGTGGACCTGATCCTGGGTGAAGAGGTTTATCTGGTGGAAATTAACTCCAGACTCACCACACCCTACGTTGCCCTGAGGAACATGCTAAAGTTCAATTTAGGTGAAGCTATCCTCAAATCAGTTCAAGGTGAACTTCCAGGAAAAGTAGAACTTGAAGGAGAGATTAAATTTAGAAAGGAAAATAATCATCTCGATTTAAAGGTGATGTAAATGAAAATTGCTGGTTTTGATATTGGCGGGGCAAACACAGACCTAGCTGTGGTTGAATTCAATGAAAAGAGGGAGATCCTTGACATAAGGACTGATTTTTCTTACCTGCCCATGTGGATAAAAAAAGATGAACTGCCAACCACATTAATCGAATTATTGGGCCAAGACCTTAAGGAAATAGATGCAGTTGGAGTATCCATGACAGCAGAACTTGCAGACAGCTACCAGAATAAAAGCCAAGGAGTTCTGGATATTGCAGGCAGGGTCATGGAAACATTCCATTGCCCTGTTGGTTTTGTAGGCTTAAACGGCATGCTGAGTTATGACGAAGTTCAAAAAAACCCTCTGGACCTGGCTGCAGCTAACTGGATCGCCACCGCCCCACTGGCAGCCTACATGGCTCCTGATTGTGTTTTAATCGATACAGGAAGCACTACTACTGATATTATTCCCATCAAAAATGGAAGGGAATGTGCACGGGGAAGATCGGACCTGGAGAGACTGGCCACTGGTGAACTAGTATACACTGGGACTCTGCGCACCAACGTGGCCACCATTGTGGACAAAGTTCCCCTGAAAGATCAATGGGTGAGAGTGGCATCTGAATTGTTTGCAGTAACTGCTGATGTTCACATGGCCCTGGGAAACATCACCATGAAAGATTACACCTCAGAAACCCCTGATGGCTGTGGAACCCAGGTTGAAGATTGCCTCTTAAGACTTTCTAGGGTGGTATGTGGCGATCTTCAGCTATTAAATGTTGAAGAAGTTTTAGAAATAG from the Methanobacteriaceae archaeon genome contains:
- a CDS encoding H4MPT-linked C1 transfer pathway protein, with amino-acid sequence MKIAGFDIGGANTDLAVVEFNEKREILDIRTDFSYLPMWIKKDELPTTLIELLGQDLKEIDAVGVSMTAELADSYQNKSQGVLDIAGRVMETFHCPVGFVGLNGMLSYDEVQKNPLDLAAANWIATAPLAAYMAPDCVLIDTGSTTTDIIPIKNGRECARGRSDLERLATGELVYTGTLRTNVATIVDKVPLKDQWVRVASELFAVTADVHMALGNITMKDYTSETPDGCGTQVEDCLLRLSRVVCGDLQLLNVEEVLEIAQYIYKRQVAQVAEALKEVTDRENLELVVATGLGMNIIGSEAARLLGLPVKTMDEIITTEDCVVAPAVGTALLMESFLDQCQ